One Cellulomonas sp. Y8 DNA segment encodes these proteins:
- a CDS encoding sugar phosphate isomerase/epimerase: protein MTRPITLFTGQWADLPFEEVARLASEWGYDGLEIACWGDHLDPWRWDDDAYVASRLEILDRYGLKVWAISNHLKGQAVCDDPIDLRHEDMLSARVWGDGDPEGVRQRAAEELKHTARIAAKLGVDTVVGFTGSSIWKYVAMFPPVPAAVIEAGYQDFADRWNPILDVFDEVGVRFAHEVHPSEIAYDYWTTVRTLEAIGHREAFGLNWDPSHMVWQDLDPVAFLWDFRDRIYHVDCKDTKKRMGNGRNGRLGSHLPWADPRRGWDFISTGHGDVPWEDAFRVLNTIGYTGPISVEWEDAGMDRLLGAPEALAFVKRLAFDAPEAAFDAAFSTKGDA, encoded by the coding sequence ATGACCCGCCCGATCACCCTGTTCACCGGCCAGTGGGCCGACCTGCCGTTCGAGGAGGTGGCCCGGCTCGCGTCCGAGTGGGGCTACGACGGCCTCGAGATCGCCTGCTGGGGCGACCACCTCGACCCGTGGCGCTGGGACGACGACGCGTACGTCGCCTCCCGCCTCGAGATCCTGGACCGGTACGGCCTGAAGGTCTGGGCCATCTCCAACCACCTCAAGGGCCAGGCCGTCTGCGACGACCCCATCGACCTGCGGCACGAGGACATGCTGTCCGCGCGGGTGTGGGGCGACGGCGACCCCGAGGGCGTCCGGCAGCGCGCCGCCGAGGAGCTCAAGCACACCGCGCGGATCGCGGCGAAGCTCGGCGTCGACACGGTCGTCGGCTTCACCGGGTCGTCGATCTGGAAGTACGTGGCGATGTTCCCACCCGTGCCGGCCGCGGTGATCGAGGCGGGCTACCAGGACTTCGCCGACCGGTGGAACCCGATCCTCGACGTGTTCGACGAGGTCGGCGTCCGGTTCGCGCACGAGGTGCACCCGAGCGAGATCGCCTACGACTACTGGACGACGGTCCGCACCCTGGAGGCGATCGGCCACCGCGAGGCGTTCGGCCTCAACTGGGACCCGAGCCACATGGTCTGGCAGGACCTGGACCCCGTGGCGTTCCTCTGGGACTTCCGGGACCGGATCTACCACGTCGACTGCAAGGACACGAAGAAGCGGATGGGCAACGGCCGCAACGGCCGGCTCGGCTCCCACCTGCCGTGGGCCGACCCGCGGCGCGGCTGGGACTTCATCTCCACCGGCCACGGCGACGTCCCGTGGGAGGACGCGTTCCGGGTGCTCAACACGATCGGCTACACCGGCCCGATCTCCGTCGAGTGGGAGGACGCCGGCATGGACCGGCTGCTCGGCGCGCCCGAGGCGCTGGCGTTCGTGAAGCGGCTGGCGTTCGACGCCCCCGAGGCGGCCTTCGACGCGGCGTTCTCCACGAAGGGCGACGCGTGA
- a CDS encoding inositol-3-phosphate synthase translates to MTADARARTGLWLVGARGSVGTTAALGLAALAAGNAGAAGCVTAAPAFDGLPLPGWGDLVVGGHDVSDVSLAKRAEALVDAGMIPAPLLAATAHALDAADAEVRPGHRGTLVPGGSQQQVAERLAADITGFAARHDLARVVVVDVSSTEPPAHPTPAHDDPAALLAAVQEPGRVVLPPSSVAAYAAVLAGASYAGFTPSAGMGLPALQVLAAEAGVPVAGQDGKTGQTWLRTVLAPAFADRGLRVLSWAGSNLLGGGDGATLADPEAVRSKLASKTRGLRDLTGSDVTPLHIDHVPDLGDVKVAWDHVHAAGFLGSRITLQTTWSAYDSMLAAPMVLDLARLLALAHAGGAAGVVPELGFFFKDPWGSDRHAAADQAGDLVRWARGLAA, encoded by the coding sequence GTGACCGCCGACGCCCGCGCGCGCACGGGGCTGTGGCTCGTGGGCGCGCGCGGCTCGGTCGGCACGACCGCCGCGCTCGGCCTCGCGGCACTCGCCGCCGGGAACGCCGGGGCCGCGGGCTGCGTCACGGCGGCGCCGGCGTTCGACGGCCTGCCGCTGCCCGGGTGGGGCGACCTCGTCGTCGGCGGGCACGACGTCAGCGACGTGTCGCTGGCCAAGCGCGCCGAGGCGCTCGTCGACGCCGGGATGATCCCGGCGCCGCTGCTCGCCGCCACCGCGCACGCCCTCGACGCCGCCGACGCGGAGGTCCGGCCCGGGCACCGCGGCACGCTCGTCCCCGGGGGCTCGCAGCAGCAGGTCGCCGAGCGGCTCGCGGCCGACATCACCGGGTTCGCCGCGCGGCACGACCTCGCGCGGGTCGTGGTCGTCGACGTGTCGTCCACCGAGCCGCCCGCGCACCCGACCCCCGCCCACGACGACCCGGCGGCCCTCCTCGCGGCGGTGCAGGAGCCCGGGCGGGTCGTGCTGCCGCCGTCGTCCGTCGCGGCGTACGCCGCCGTGCTCGCGGGTGCCTCCTACGCCGGCTTCACGCCGTCCGCCGGCATGGGGCTGCCGGCGCTGCAGGTCCTCGCCGCCGAGGCGGGCGTGCCCGTCGCGGGGCAGGACGGCAAGACCGGGCAGACCTGGCTGCGCACGGTGCTCGCGCCGGCGTTCGCCGACCGGGGGCTGCGGGTGCTGTCGTGGGCCGGGAGCAACCTGCTCGGCGGCGGCGACGGTGCCACCCTCGCCGACCCCGAGGCCGTGCGGTCCAAGCTCGCGTCCAAGACCCGCGGGCTGCGCGACCTCACCGGCTCCGACGTGACGCCGCTGCACATCGACCACGTGCCCGACCTGGGGGACGTCAAGGTCGCGTGGGACCACGTGCACGCCGCGGGGTTCCTCGGCTCGCGGATCACCCTGCAGACCACGTGGTCCGCGTACGACTCGATGCTCGCGGCACCGATGGTGCTCGACCTCGCCCGGCTGCTCGCACTGGCGCACGCCGGCGGTGCCGCCGGGGTGGTGCCGGAGCTCGGGTTCTTCTTCAAGGACCCGTGGGGCTCCGACCGGCACGCGGCCGCGGACCAGGCCGGCGACCTCGTGCGCTGGGCCCGGGGGCTGGCGGCGTGA
- a CDS encoding SCO3242 family prenyltransferase has protein sequence MATAVPVVRSLDGRSAGDDPSPSPSPPARSGLPARVRDHLELVRAPAVLTVLGDTVAGASAAGHPLTGRRAVLPLASACLYAGGMALNDWADRAVDAVERPERPIPSGRIAPRHALAVAGGLGAAGLALAAAGGGRRALAVAVPLAAAVWLYDARLKDTVAGPGAMAACRGLDVLLGAGVGRLRAAAPAAAAVAAHTAGVTLLSRGEVHGSTRATAGAVATASVVVAGVALTGGGVAGPGARAATVVALAAYLAQCVPAQARAARTPTAPAARAATGAGIRAMIPLQAAWTAGAGRPGAALALGAVAAAGALLRRATGPRAVSET, from the coding sequence GTGGCGACCGCCGTGCCGGTGGTCCGCTCGCTCGACGGCCGGTCCGCCGGGGACGACCCGAGCCCGTCCCCGTCGCCGCCCGCGCGGTCGGGGCTGCCCGCCCGCGTGCGCGACCACCTCGAGCTGGTGCGCGCGCCCGCCGTCCTGACGGTGCTCGGCGACACGGTGGCAGGGGCGTCGGCGGCCGGGCACCCGCTCACCGGCCGCCGCGCGGTGCTGCCGCTCGCCTCGGCGTGCCTGTACGCGGGCGGCATGGCGCTGAACGACTGGGCGGACCGCGCCGTCGACGCCGTCGAGCGACCCGAGCGCCCGATCCCGTCGGGCCGGATCGCCCCGCGGCACGCGCTGGCGGTGGCCGGAGGGCTCGGTGCGGCCGGTCTCGCCCTCGCCGCGGCGGGCGGCGGGCGACGCGCCCTGGCGGTCGCCGTGCCGCTCGCCGCGGCCGTGTGGCTCTACGACGCCCGGCTCAAGGACACCGTCGCCGGCCCGGGCGCGATGGCGGCGTGCCGGGGCCTCGACGTGCTGCTCGGCGCGGGGGTGGGGCGCCTGCGGGCCGCCGCCCCGGCCGCGGCGGCGGTGGCCGCGCACACCGCGGGAGTGACGCTGCTGTCCCGCGGCGAGGTGCACGGCAGCACCCGCGCGACGGCGGGCGCGGTGGCCACGGCCTCGGTCGTGGTGGCGGGGGTGGCCCTGACCGGCGGCGGGGTGGCCGGACCCGGGGCGCGCGCCGCCACCGTGGTGGCGCTCGCCGCCTACCTCGCGCAGTGCGTCCCCGCGCAGGCCCGGGCCGCACGGACCCCGACCGCCCCGGCCGCCCGCGCGGCGACGGGCGCCGGCATCCGCGCGATGATCCCGCTGCAGGCCGCGTGGACCGCTGGTGCCGGCCGGCCCGGCGCGGCGCTCGCGCTCGGCGCCGTCGCCGCGGCGGGCGCGCTGCTCCGCCGGGCCACGGGCCCGCGGGCGGTGAGCGAGACATGA
- a CDS encoding sugar phosphate isomerase/epimerase, translating into MNPGTGPGAAEPARLPFALGYGTNGLGDHPLPVALDLLEEHGYDAVALTLGFPHLDPWAPAADLAALRDRLARAHAGRGMRVVVETGTRYLLDPRRKHAPALVDADAAPRLAYLRRAVEVAAALGAPAVQLFSGVRPAGVTSAEADDRLRDRLPGLVRHAAEHGVRLALEPEPGMHVETVADALRLRADLGDPAALGLTVDVGHCLVVEPDGVAGALAAAGPALAHVQIDDMPRTHHDHRPFGEGDLDLPAALSALAGAAAGPAGYAGVVAVELPRHSWDAPRQVADAAAAIRRAWARLGARVPAPDPVPLPRPAR; encoded by the coding sequence ATGAACCCGGGCACCGGACCGGGCGCCGCGGAGCCGGCGCGCCTGCCGTTCGCGCTCGGCTACGGCACGAACGGCCTCGGCGACCACCCGCTGCCCGTGGCGCTCGACCTGCTGGAGGAGCACGGCTACGACGCCGTCGCGCTCACCCTCGGCTTCCCGCACCTCGACCCGTGGGCGCCCGCCGCCGACCTCGCCGCGCTCCGGGACCGGCTCGCCCGCGCGCACGCCGGCCGGGGGATGCGGGTCGTCGTCGAGACCGGCACCCGGTACCTCCTCGACCCGCGCCGGAAGCACGCGCCCGCCCTCGTCGACGCCGACGCGGCGCCGCGGCTCGCCTACCTGCGCCGGGCGGTCGAGGTCGCCGCCGCGCTCGGCGCACCCGCCGTCCAGCTGTTCTCCGGCGTCCGCCCGGCCGGGGTGACGTCGGCCGAGGCGGACGACCGGCTGCGCGACCGCCTGCCCGGCCTCGTGCGGCACGCCGCGGAGCACGGCGTCCGGCTGGCCCTCGAGCCCGAGCCCGGGATGCACGTCGAGACCGTCGCCGACGCCCTGCGGCTGCGCGCCGACCTCGGGGACCCGGCCGCGCTGGGCCTGACGGTCGACGTCGGGCACTGCCTCGTCGTCGAGCCGGACGGCGTGGCCGGGGCCCTGGCCGCCGCGGGCCCGGCCCTGGCGCACGTGCAGATCGACGACATGCCGCGCACCCACCACGACCACCGGCCGTTCGGCGAGGGCGACCTCGACCTGCCCGCCGCGCTCTCGGCGCTCGCCGGGGCCGCGGCGGGTCCGGCCGGGTACGCCGGGGTGGTCGCCGTCGAGCTGCCCCGGCACTCGTGGGACGCGCCGCGGCAGGTCGCCGACGCGGCCGCCGCGATCCGGCGCGCGTGGGCGCGGCTCGGCGCCCGCGTCCCCGCACCCGACCCTGTACCCCTGCCCCGACCCGCTCGCTGA
- a CDS encoding EboA domain-containing protein — MTPTTSSDPAAPTAPGPAPAAAPPPVTAVVAAARAAHAGWLADVLAEVRRDPRTADRAFPLASRRVGRTPLRPATDPAGVVHGTVDDAARAAVVLALADAHRGDADRLAAHLADLYREGDTAERRGVLRGLDALTVSTPGALPGPVVALGRDLAADALRANDTSLVAAAVGPFAAAHLDQHTWRHAVVKLVFQGTSLDAVAALDDRADAELARMARDLAAERRAAGRAVPEDLARLTTPAEPGAPARTTETEEP, encoded by the coding sequence GTGACGCCGACGACGTCGTCCGACCCCGCCGCACCGACCGCCCCCGGCCCCGCACCCGCGGCCGCCCCGCCGCCGGTCACCGCGGTGGTCGCCGCGGCCCGGGCCGCGCACGCCGGCTGGCTCGCCGACGTCCTCGCCGAGGTCCGCCGCGACCCCCGGACCGCCGACCGGGCGTTCCCGCTCGCCAGCCGCCGCGTCGGCCGGACCCCGCTGCGTCCCGCGACCGACCCGGCCGGCGTCGTGCACGGGACCGTCGACGACGCCGCCCGCGCCGCCGTCGTCCTGGCCCTCGCCGACGCGCACCGCGGCGACGCCGACCGGCTGGCCGCGCACCTCGCCGACCTGTACCGCGAGGGCGACACCGCCGAGCGGCGCGGCGTGCTCCGCGGGCTCGACGCGCTGACGGTGTCGACCCCGGGCGCCCTGCCGGGCCCCGTCGTCGCCCTCGGCCGCGACCTGGCCGCGGACGCGCTGCGGGCCAACGACACCTCGCTCGTGGCCGCGGCCGTCGGCCCGTTCGCCGCCGCGCACCTCGACCAGCACACCTGGCGGCACGCGGTGGTGAAGCTCGTGTTCCAGGGCACCAGCCTGGACGCCGTCGCCGCGCTGGACGACCGTGCCGACGCCGAGCTCGCCCGCATGGCCCGCGACCTCGCCGCCGAGCGCCGGGCCGCCGGGCGCGCCGTGCCCGAGGACCTGGCCCGCCTGACCACGCCGGCGGAGCCCGGCGCCCCCGCACGCACCACCGAGACCGAGGAGCCGTGA
- a CDS encoding TatD family hydrolase codes for MRIFDPHVHMTSRTTDDYEAMYAAGVRALVEPAFWLGQPRTSVGSFVDYFDALLGWERFRAAQFGIRHHATIALNPKEANDPRCTEVLDLIPRYLAKDGVVAVGEVGYDAMTPAEDEAFTRQLALARDADLPVLVHTPHRDKQAGTRRTLDVVRESGLPAERVLVDHLNETTVAAVRDAGAWAGFSIYPDTKMDETRMVAILREYGTERMIVNSAADWGRSDPLKTWRTGMTMLEQGFTEEDVDRVLWRNPVEFYGQSGNLVLDPVPGFVAGEVPAPATFEGSSVLRGVRA; via the coding sequence ATGCGCATCTTCGACCCGCACGTCCACATGACCAGCCGCACCACCGACGACTACGAGGCGATGTACGCCGCCGGCGTCCGCGCGCTCGTCGAGCCGGCCTTCTGGCTGGGCCAGCCGCGGACGAGCGTCGGCTCGTTCGTCGACTACTTCGACGCGCTGCTCGGCTGGGAGCGGTTCCGAGCCGCGCAGTTCGGCATCCGGCACCACGCGACCATCGCGCTCAACCCGAAGGAGGCGAACGACCCGCGGTGCACCGAGGTCCTCGACCTCATCCCGCGCTACCTCGCGAAGGACGGTGTCGTCGCGGTCGGCGAGGTCGGCTACGACGCCATGACCCCGGCCGAGGACGAGGCGTTCACCCGGCAGCTGGCCCTCGCGCGCGACGCGGATCTGCCCGTCCTCGTGCACACCCCGCACCGGGACAAGCAGGCCGGCACGCGGCGCACCCTCGACGTCGTCCGGGAGTCGGGCCTGCCCGCGGAGCGCGTCCTCGTCGACCACCTCAACGAGACGACCGTCGCCGCCGTGCGCGACGCGGGCGCCTGGGCCGGGTTCTCGATCTACCCCGACACCAAGATGGACGAGACCCGCATGGTCGCGATCCTGCGGGAGTACGGCACCGAGCGGATGATCGTGAACTCCGCGGCCGACTGGGGCCGGTCCGACCCGCTCAAGACCTGGCGCACCGGCATGACCATGCTGGAGCAGGGCTTCACCGAGGAGGACGTCGACCGCGTGCTGTGGCGCAACCCCGTCGAGTTCTACGGGCAGTCCGGCAACCTCGTGCTCGACCCCGTCCCCGGGTTCGTCGCGGGCGAGGTCCCGGCGCCGGCGACCTTCGAGGGCTCCTCCGTGCTGCGGGGGGTGCGCGCGTGA
- the eboE gene encoding metabolite traffic protein EboE: MPLSYCTNVHPAEDLDGVLAQLDRYAGPVREAAGLGTLGVGLWLPADLAHRLASSPDDRDRLRSALAAHRLTVHTLNAFPYGGFHAEVVKHAVYAPTWADPARAAYTLACAEVLADLLPDGVDGSISTLPLAWREPWSAVDDAAAAAALAAVSAGLRDLAARTGRTVRLAVEPEPGCVLDTVADVVGWLEPRLGTGSGQIDPEHVGVCLDTCHLAVSFADPVAAVRRIRQAGLRVVKVQASAALHVEDPADPASRAAVARFAEPRYLHQVRERSGGAVHPADDLPDALAGGLPGEGPWRVHVHVPLHARPAAPLQATTDVLRDAVTAVLRGPHGDAAHLDVETYTWAVLPDDLAARAADDLVAGIAAELRWAVDHLDRGSWWDVDADTGSDATGDDLTTRRTA; encoded by the coding sequence ATGCCGCTGTCCTACTGCACCAACGTCCACCCCGCCGAGGACCTCGACGGCGTCCTGGCCCAGCTCGACCGGTACGCCGGACCCGTGCGCGAGGCCGCCGGGCTCGGCACCCTCGGCGTCGGGCTGTGGCTGCCCGCCGACCTCGCGCACCGGCTGGCGTCGAGCCCCGACGACCGCGACCGGCTCCGGTCCGCGCTCGCCGCGCACCGGCTGACCGTGCACACCCTCAACGCCTTCCCGTACGGCGGCTTCCACGCCGAGGTGGTCAAGCACGCCGTGTACGCCCCGACCTGGGCGGACCCGGCCCGCGCCGCGTACACCCTGGCGTGCGCCGAGGTGCTGGCCGACCTGCTGCCCGACGGCGTCGACGGCTCCATCTCGACCCTCCCGCTCGCCTGGCGCGAGCCGTGGTCCGCCGTCGACGACGCGGCGGCCGCCGCCGCCCTCGCCGCGGTCTCCGCGGGGCTGCGCGACCTCGCCGCCCGCACCGGCCGCACGGTGCGGCTCGCGGTCGAGCCCGAGCCCGGCTGCGTCCTCGACACCGTCGCCGACGTGGTCGGCTGGCTCGAGCCGCGCCTCGGCACCGGTTCCGGGCAGATCGACCCGGAGCACGTCGGCGTCTGCCTCGACACCTGCCACCTGGCCGTGTCGTTCGCCGACCCCGTCGCCGCCGTCCGGCGCATCCGGCAGGCCGGGCTCCGGGTCGTCAAGGTGCAGGCCTCCGCCGCCCTGCACGTCGAGGACCCCGCCGACCCGGCCTCCCGCGCCGCCGTGGCCCGGTTCGCCGAGCCGCGCTACCTGCACCAGGTGCGCGAGCGCAGCGGGGGAGCGGTGCACCCCGCCGACGACCTGCCGGACGCCCTCGCCGGCGGACTGCCCGGCGAGGGGCCGTGGCGGGTGCACGTGCACGTCCCGCTGCACGCCCGGCCCGCCGCCCCGCTCCAGGCCACCACCGACGTCCTGCGCGACGCCGTCACCGCCGTCCTGCGCGGCCCGCACGGCGACGCCGCCCACCTGGACGTCGAGACCTACACCTGGGCCGTCCTGCCCGACGACCTCGCGGCCCGCGCCGCCGACGACCTGGTGGCCGGCATCGCCGCCGAGCTGCGCTGGGCGGTCGACCACCTGGACCGCGGGTCGTGGTGGGACGTCGACGCGGACACCGGCTCGGACGCGACCGGCGACGACCTCACGACCCGGAGGACCGCATGA
- a CDS encoding nucleotide pyrophosphatase/phosphodiesterase family protein, which produces MRPLLLLDVVGLTPRALAHMPRLSRLADGGWRAGLRTVLPAVTCSVQSTMLTGLAPSGHGIVGNGWYFRDLGEVHLWRQHNRLVAGEKVWETARRAAPGYTAANVCWWYAMGMSTDVTVTPRPVYHADGRKSPDAYVRPPVLHDELVERLGDFPLFQYWGPTASIASTEWIVAATRHLMATRPTDLTLAYVPHLDYDLQRFGPLDPRADAAAAELDRALTPLLDDAEARGTTVLAVSEYGIEPASRPVHLNRLLREEGLLHVYTQASGEQLDPWTSRAFAVADHQVAHVYVADPADVPRVAALLRGVPGVDEVLDRAAQARYGLDHERSGELVVVAEPGAWFTYYFWLDDDRAPDYARGVDIHRKPGYDPAELFFADGAAKARAGLNLAKKRLGLRYAMSTTPLDPARVAGSHGRLPTSVADAPVVLCSDPDVPPAVAAALAAGDAVPAAAVRSAVLELQGLGAVAAV; this is translated from the coding sequence ATGAGGCCCCTGCTCCTGCTCGACGTCGTCGGGCTCACCCCGCGCGCCCTCGCGCACATGCCGCGGCTGTCCCGGCTCGCCGACGGCGGCTGGCGCGCCGGCCTGCGCACCGTGCTCCCCGCCGTCACCTGCTCCGTGCAGTCGACGATGCTCACGGGCCTCGCGCCGTCGGGGCACGGGATCGTGGGCAACGGCTGGTACTTCCGCGACCTCGGCGAGGTGCACCTCTGGCGGCAGCACAACCGGCTGGTCGCGGGGGAGAAGGTCTGGGAGACCGCGCGTCGGGCCGCGCCCGGGTACACCGCAGCCAACGTCTGCTGGTGGTACGCGATGGGGATGTCCACCGACGTCACCGTCACGCCCCGGCCGGTCTACCACGCGGACGGCCGCAAGTCCCCGGACGCCTACGTCCGGCCGCCCGTCCTGCACGACGAGCTCGTCGAGCGGCTGGGTGACTTCCCGCTGTTCCAGTACTGGGGCCCCACCGCGTCGATCGCGTCGACGGAGTGGATCGTGGCCGCCACCCGGCACCTCATGGCGACCCGGCCCACGGACCTGACCCTGGCGTACGTCCCGCACCTCGACTACGACCTGCAGCGGTTCGGGCCGCTGGACCCGCGCGCCGATGCCGCGGCGGCCGAGCTCGACCGCGCCCTGACCCCGCTGCTGGACGACGCCGAGGCGCGCGGCACGACGGTGCTCGCGGTGTCGGAGTACGGCATCGAGCCGGCGTCCCGGCCGGTGCACCTCAACCGGCTGCTCCGCGAGGAGGGGCTGCTGCACGTCTACACCCAGGCCAGCGGCGAGCAGCTCGACCCGTGGACCTCGCGGGCGTTCGCCGTCGCCGACCACCAGGTCGCGCACGTCTATGTCGCCGACCCCGCCGACGTCCCCCGGGTCGCGGCGCTGCTGCGCGGCGTCCCGGGGGTCGACGAGGTGCTCGACCGCGCGGCGCAGGCCCGGTACGGCCTCGACCACGAGCGGTCCGGGGAGCTCGTCGTCGTGGCCGAGCCGGGGGCGTGGTTCACGTACTACTTCTGGCTCGACGACGACCGGGCGCCCGACTACGCGCGCGGCGTCGACATCCACCGCAAGCCGGGCTACGACCCCGCCGAGCTGTTCTTCGCCGACGGCGCCGCGAAGGCCCGCGCGGGGCTCAACCTGGCGAAGAAGAGGCTCGGGCTGCGGTACGCCATGTCGACCACCCCGCTGGACCCGGCGCGCGTCGCCGGCAGCCACGGACGACTGCCGACGTCCGTGGCCGACGCGCCCGTCGTGCTGTGCTCCGACCCGGACGTCCCGCCCGCCGTCGCGGCCGCGCTGGCGGCGGGCGACGCGGTGCCCGCGGCGGCCGTCCGCTCCGCGGTCCTGGAGCTCCAGGGCCTCGGCGCGGTGGCGGCGGTCTGA